In Alternaria dauci strain A2016 chromosome 9, whole genome shotgun sequence, the following proteins share a genomic window:
- a CDS encoding 40S ribosomal protein eS8, with the protein MGISRDSRHKRSASGAKRAYYRKKRAFEKGRQPANTRIGTKRVHLVRTRGGNRKFRALRLEAGNFSWGSEGIAKKTRVIGVVYHPSNNELVRTNTLTRSAIVQIDAAPFRQWYEAHYGSSLGRKRQAKAGEKEEDKKKSNSVSKKQADRLKNGGKIENAVEKQFEAGRLYAAVSSRPGQSGRCDGYILEGEELAFYQRLLRK; encoded by the exons ATGGG TATCTCACGAGACTCTCGCCACAAGCGTTCCGCGTCCGGTGCGAAGCGCGCATACTACCGCAAGAAGAG GGCTTTCGAGAAGGGCCGCCAGCCTGCCAATACCCGTATTGGCACAAAGCGTGTCCATCTTGTCCGCACCCGTGGCGGCAACCGCAAGTTCCGTGCTCTTCGTCTCGAAGCCGGCAACTTCTCCTGGGGCTCCGAGGGCATCGCCAAGAAGACCCGTGTCATCGGTGTCGTCTACCACCCCTCCAACAACGAGCTCGTCCGTACCAACACCCTGACCCGCTCCGCTATCGTCCAGATCGATGCCGCCCCCTTCCGACAATGGTACGAGGCCCACTACGGCTCGTCGCTCGGCCGCAAGAGGCAGGCCAAGGCCGGTGAGAAGGAggaggacaagaagaagtcCAACTCGGTCTCCAAGAAGCAGGCTGACCGCCTGAAGAACGGAGGAAAGATTGAGAACGCTGTTGAGAAGCAGTTCGAGGCCGGTCGTCTGTACGCCGCTGTCTCTTCCCGTCCCGGCCAGAGCGGTCGCTGCGACGGCTACATCCTCGAGGGTGAGGAGCTTGCTTTCTACCAGCGTCTCCTCAGGAAGTAG